Proteins encoded by one window of Astatotilapia calliptera chromosome 13, fAstCal1.2, whole genome shotgun sequence:
- the nkx1.2la gene encoding NK1 transcription factor related 2-like,a: MTSSHKISFSIVDILDPNKFNSKKVNELSIIKEKLLPAPNAERTTLESDSTAGGDSRLERTEAEDARDEQSALSRHPEVVVDPNLLSPPADTEPCLTGQQDSGDGESAVTLQDQSTHKRRRPDQACAKPRRARTAFTYEQLVALENKFRATRYLSVCERLNLALSLSLTETQVKIWFQNRRTKWKKQNPGADSTLQPGSNSLINVSPNPATCGSSSASFHQTFSNFTSGNVIFHAAGGVPLSTTGGLLHPFMSSGFVQPSYFNPHL; encoded by the exons ATGACGTCCAGTCATAAGATTTCCTTTTCTATAGTTGACATATTGGATCCGAACAAATTCAACAGTAAGAAGGTAAACGAACTTTCCATCATCAAGGAGAAGTTATTACCTGCGCCAAACGCGGAGAGAACAACTTTGGAGTCGGACAGCACTGCAGGTGGAGACTCCAGACTCGAGCGCACAGAAGCAG AAGATGCAAGAGATGAACAATCTGCACTCTCCAGGCACCCCGAAGTTGTTGTAGACCCCAATCTTCTCTCCCCACCTGCGGACACGGAGCCCTGTCTGACCGGGCAACAGGACAGTGGAGACGGGGAGTCAGCGGTCACCTTGCAGGACCAGTCAACGCACAAGCGCCGGCGCCCGGACCAGGCCTGTGCCAAACCACGGCGAGCCAGAACAGCGTTCACTTACGAACAGCTTGTGGCCCTGGAAAACAAGTTCCGCGCAACTCGGTACTTGTCTGTGTGCGAGAGACTAAACCTGGCCTTGTCACTAAGTCTAACCGAAACCCAGGTGAAAATCTGGTTCCAGAACCGGAGGACCAAGTGGAAAAAGCAGAACCCCGGGGCGGACAGCACCTTGCAGCCCGGCTCTAACTCCCTTATTAATGTTAGTCCGAACCCAGCCACGTGTGGGTCGAGCTCTGCCAGCTTCCATCAAACTTTCTCCAACTTCACCTCTGGAAATGTGATCTTCCACGCAGCGGGTGGTGTTCCGCTTTCAACCACTGGAGGGCTCCTGCATCCCTTCATGTCCAGCGGATTCGTCCAGCCGTCTTACTTTAATCcacatttataa